From a single Pseudophryne corroboree isolate aPseCor3 chromosome 6, aPseCor3.hap2, whole genome shotgun sequence genomic region:
- the PTHLH gene encoding parathyroid hormone-related protein, giving the protein MLRTLLPHCSLAVFILSFSFPAHGRPTQGLSGRVRRAVSEHQLLHDKGRSLQELRRRIFLQNLIEGVNTAEIRAVPDELPRPIPSVKNFNTLRLVGEEEGVTSHLTQETHKAVSFKDPAPKIPGKKKKGKPGKRKEQDKRKRRERAALESLQDPPGSELWWEELGISTQ; this is encoded by the exons ATGTTGCGGACCCTCCTTCCACATTGCAGTTTGGCGGTCTTCATCTTAAGTTTTTCCTTCCCAGCCCATGGGAGACCGACGCAAGGGCTCAGCGGCAGAGT ACGAAGGGCCGTCTCCGAGCACCAGCTTCTCCATGACAAGGGCCGGTCGCTGCAGGAGCTCCGACGCAGAATCTTCCTGCAGAACCTCATAGAAGGGGTGAACACGGCGGAAATCCGCGCAGTGCCGGATGAACTGCCGCGCCCCATCCCCAGCGTCAAGAACTTTAACACCCTGCGTCTTGTGGGCGAGGAGGAAGGAGTCACCAGTCACCTGACGCAGGAGACGCACAAAGCCGTCAGCTTCAAGGACCCAGCGCCCAAGATCCCCGGCAAGAAGAAGAAGGGGAAGCCGGGCAAACGGAAGGAGCAGgacaagaggaagaggagggaaagaGCGGCACTGGAAAGCTTGCAGGACCCGCCCGGATCAGAGCTTTGGTGGGAAGAGCTTGGCATCAG TACGCAATGA